DNA from Myxococcota bacterium:
TCGACCGCGATCGCCTGACCCGACACGAACGACGCATCGGCGCTGACCAGGAAGCAGGCCACGGCGGCGATCTCGTCGGGCCGCCCGAAGCGGCGCAGCTTGTGCTCGTGGCGGATCTCTTCGCGCACCGAAGCCAGCGCCGGCGAGCCGAGCACGGCCTCCATCATGGGTGTCTCGATGAAGCCGGGACAGACGGCGTTGGCGCGGATGCCGCTGCGGCCGTAGTCGATCGCGAGGTTCTTCGTGAGCAGGACCACCCCGCCCTTCGAGGCGTTGTACGCGCTCCCGCCCGCGGTGCCCTCGAGCCCTTCGATGCTGGCAACGTTCACGACCGACCCGCGTTCGCCGTCGCGCGCCGGCTGCTGCAGCATCTGCCCGAGCGCGTGCTTGCAGACCAGGAACGTGCCCTTGAGATTGATGGACAGCACGCGGTCCCAGGCCGACTGGTCGAGTGAGTGGACCGGT
Protein-coding regions in this window:
- a CDS encoding SDR family NAD(P)-dependent oxidoreductase; the encoded protein is MTRLAGKVALVTGAASGIGLACVERFAAEGAKVVGADLQSGPRSSATRVALLDVCDEAAVAELVREIARDHGRLDALVNAAGVAGGGPVHSLDQSAWDRVLSINLKGTFLVCKHALGQMLQQPARDGERGSVVNVASIEGLEGTAGGSAYNASKGGVVLLTKNLAIDYGRSGIRANAVCPGFIETPMMEAVLGSPALASVREEIRHEHKLRRFGRPDEIAAVACFLVSADASFVSGQAIAVDGGFTAGRDPHITELMGL